In Hippoglossus hippoglossus isolate fHipHip1 chromosome 11, fHipHip1.pri, whole genome shotgun sequence, the sequence tctagtgtgcaggAGGCATACTTCAGGAACAGAAATCTGAGGTTACAGTGGAATAGACTCAccaaagagtgagagagatgatAACTAGAAAAAACGCAGCCTGGTCTaatgaatctggatttctgctgaggcacGGTGGGACAAAATCCATGAACCTAACCTGCCTTGTTGTGTTATAATGGTGTGgggaatgttttctttgtgatcTTCGGGCCGTTTAATATTGATTAATCACTGTTTGAATGTTGCTGACCATGTGGATCCCATAATGGCCACAatttaccatcttctaatggcCACTACCACCACGATAATGCATGATTCCAAGAAAAGGTCTGCTCCAACTGATTCAGGAAAATGAGAATATgttcagtgaacttcagtggCCTCTGTCACCAGATCTGAATCAAACAACCGCATAACTGTGTAGCTGACGCATCTGCAGAAATGATGAGATGCGTGACGTCAACATGGACTAAAATCTCAAAGGAATGTTTCCAACCCTATACCAAGTATGTTGTACCTAATATAGTGCTGGGTGAGTGTATATACAGATAACGTGCTGCGTCCTGCCTCCTACCTGTGATCCTGTGAAGCAGTGACGTGTCCTGCACCTCAGCAGGAAGGGAGGAGATTCGCTGACGCAGCACTGAGTCGCCAGAGGCTGCATTTTCCAGCTCCTGCAGAGCTCGGATTAACTCTGCTGTCTGAGGTAGCAggtgaaaggagagaaaggatgggagGAGTGACAGAATAATAAGGTATGATTAATGATAAGTGGTGATAAGTATCTGTCAAATATTAACAACATTTGATAGGCAGCAGAGAAAGGAAGTAACAAGACACAATTCCATCCAGAAGTAGctgcatcaacatttaaaatgtatgattaAATAGCTCTATGTGGTTTCAagtatcatttcatttaaatcctGTACTCATAGATTCAGTGTTTGTCTGGAGCAGCACCTGTGGGGGCTCAGCTGGAGAGCTCTGGGAGGCAAAGTCGTCATCATCGGGTCGGATCTGCTCATACGACCTCTTCTTAGCCTTTTTTTCACCATCTGAGATTCacaggaaaaagagaaggaggtaACTAAAACATTAGATAAAGCTTCTTTCAGGTTTCGGACTTTCTCCTGCCAGACGCCTAGTAAacagtctggaaaatgtctgagtgagtccatgtgaaaaaacagcaggagatgccgtgttgatgacgtttctaacacgcaagAGAcggaaaactgtaaaaaaaactaaagaatacaaatatctcaggatgaaagaaGATGCAGACGAAGATgagcaagaagaaaaacatctctgcagcggaatttATACACCTGACTTGCCTCTGCTACCACAACCCTCACCACAATGCCCCAGAGATATCTGTGCTGGTGTAGACGCAGCTGACTGATAATCTTCTGCATTGTTGTTTATGTGAAAGGGAATCCCCATTGTCCAGatattctccggagttcatgtctgaaaacggcttaatgTTGTTTTCTAGCTCAAATTAAAGGGTCACCATCTTGCCATGAAGTTGATTAGCTATGGATAATCTATATCTACCTCTAAAACATAGTAGCAAGTGCCATGTGCTGttatgaaatgcaaaaaaacatgcatcttACAAGACCAAGCAAGTGAGGCTTGAACCTGTCTACCTGCAGGGTAAGCAGTTATGTATTGTTGTTAAGACCAAATATGTAGACATGGTAGGGTGTTCAGCCAGTGCAGGTACAGATTAATGTGGACTGTACTTACACAAGACTTGAGAGAGTTGATCGATCAGGCTGTTCTCGTATACTCCTCTCTCCTGCCAGATGGACAGAACCCGACCCAACTGTTTCTTACAGCCATCCTCGCCCTCTCTGCACAGGAAACAGTTCAGAGGAGGCAGACACGTTTAACAACTTTCTGAAGACTTGACTGTGCAGACAAACCATAATACCATTAACTGTCAATATACACACATCAAATCATGTGTTCCTAATTTGGAAATATCTCATTCTGAACCATTAGGTAATCTAGATTATTTTAATCCCATTGGAGTGTAACATActctcattttcatttgctaTCCTTAAGAAGAGATCTGATTGTGCAGTTCCTTGAATTGTCAATTTTAGATACAAATCCTCAAGACAActcaatttatttaaaaagtatgaATTTCAATGCAATGTGGTAATGTTCAATCTGACCTGGACACGTGTTTGAATGCATCGACGATGACCGGAGCAAAGTCCTGTGTGAACTCTGGCCCCTTTTTCTTGCTGTTCTGAATGACATCATTGGCCAAGTAGAGGAAGGTCAGCTTGCGTGGTACCTGAGCTGCATGAATTCAAAtgaacacatacacatgttACAGTGGAGTATCTGGttacaataaaacacactagCTATATTAACTAATTTTCCAAATGATCCATTTGTCAACCTACTAACTATAagtattaattacatttttagtaCCATACAAAGCCAGAACATTATGCATTGAGGTTAATCttttttattcacaaataagAACGAAATCAAATAAGTTCTGGGGgtagaaacattaaaaacctAATGCTACAAGTGAATATTACTTTCTCCCCTCTAAGCAAACAGCTTGTGGTTTTTAGTCTTttccattttgtattttaccCACCAACATAAACACAGTGAGAACATTAAAGTaacaatgcatgtgtgtgtgttgttgttgaacagTCAACAATAAGCTGAGCACAAAGCTCCAGACAACTGTAGCATGTCTATTCCCACTGCACTCTCCTTTCAGTCCTCAGACAAGGCTCCTAAAATACAACATCCACTTGAGATATCATTAGGTTGTTGAGTAGCACCCTAAGGAAAAGTGCACCTCTATTGGATATAACTACAGCAATGCAGCTGGCTTTAATCCAAAAAATATTCCCAACAGCTCAATTATTTACTTGACATGTAACtgtttacagaaataaaatgcaGGTTGATCAACTAACATTATAGTTACACACCATTACTTAAAATACTGTATCTAATATCttgctgtgaaataaaataaacctcCATTATGGTGACAATGAtggaaacaaaataatataaatatcccagaaaggaaattacatttaatatacAACTAAAATAGCAAACCAGAGGTTGTACTGTGTCAAAAACATTGTAAGATAGTATGTTGATATCACGGAGCGGTCTTAACTTCTTAATGGATTTAAGCATTAACAGAAAACGCtgtgtcaaagtaaaagtatcagTCACAGTACAACTTTAATACACAATTATGTAGTTTATATTACTCCTTCAGATGCTATGCTTCAAATGCATTTGACTGACTGACTTTGACCATAATGTGTCTTGAATGCTTACTTTCAGTGGAACATTTGAAACTTTTGAAAGACATTTGTTTGCAGCTTGTGCCCTTGAGAGAAGAGACAGGACTAAAATATGACAGAGATGATTGTGAAACCACTTTGGGAGCAGCTAAACTTCCCAGGAGAAATGTTCACTACACCCATCCCAGCAGCTACAACCAGCAGTAGAATCATCCGTAGCAACTGCTGACATTAGAGGATAAGTTATTGATCCAGGACTGTCACACTATCCCTTTTATTCAGTGCTCAATTAGTTTGTTTAAAGTCTTTCTATGatcactttaaaaacacaacatacaaatATGAAGTCAGGTGAGTTTTATTATAGCTCCTACTACTCACGTAAAGTCGATGATGGtacataaattattccctgctCGTTAGTGTTTTCTGTAGAAAATCcatattttcaacatttgttCATTAAAGCTACGTTAAATGATTTGTTGGCCACTTGAGGGCAGTAGAACAAGCAGTAAACACATGTTCTCACCATTCACAGTTGCTACATTATCATTCACGTGGAAGAGAGATGCTCgtgttttggtctccaccatcttCAGAGGTAAAGATCTGGCTTTAAAGAGGCTACATGCTAACGTTGACAGTCAGTCGGCGGCAGCTGGTGGAGGATTGTGGTGTGTGAGGGACGGGAAACAGTGAGCTGAAGGAAGCTAAAACACTCGGCAGAGCTGAGAGTAGCTGCTGCGCTGCGTggtttaaaacaatttaatttaaaaatacagaatatgtgCATTTCACAACGGGAAAAGTGTTTGTAGAGAAATGTGCTTGaataaagtgcagtggcacaggatgattgctcGAGGATATGAACTGCATTTGTGCATTAGCACAAGTCAATAttgaattaaacatttacataGATGTGCAAATTAAATTGTTATAAGTAGGTATGGCATACaaaaccctaaccccctaaccctataGGAGAATACAATGCTCTGTGCAGGGTGCATGTATTTATAAGGGTATAAATAATTCACTGTGGTACAGCATGTAAGTATAAATATTTACATCacaacagtttaaaatgtgattCTGAATATAAGATGTCATGCAAGTATATGGGTGAACTATCTCAATAAGAGGTATAATAGTGGAATAATAGAATACGTTTACCTTATATGGATAATGTGCCAAAGGACACCAATGTGCAAAGATGTTATTATCTGTGGGTTCAACACCACGATCCAGCTTTGTCACTTTACACCCAGTCACTTGAGCGACTAGATAATAACGTACACACTCAttgctgcagcttttaaaaacaacctGTGTAATGAGCATTTGACAGTGACCGTGAAGGTTCAACCAACCAAAACAACCGAGTTACAGACCTCGATTACCAAGGCTAACATCACAGTGTCAGTATTAGCAGCCTTGAATAACACAGAAACCAAccagccccacacacacagataaccTGGTAAAATGCTAAGTTAACTCGCTAGCTGGAAATGTGGCTAGCGTTCGCAGTTGCTTTGCTAACAACAGCTCCGTTGTCTAACAAGTTTGACGTTAGCAcaacaactttaaaatgttcCAACAGCGCTTTAGCCGCAGTTAGCTCCTGTAGCCAAATGCTACACGTACGTTGCAGAGGCGCGTTAGCAGTGTTTTCTACGAGCACCTAGCTTAGTCGTGTCAGCCTTACCTTTCTTCAGCTCGCTGATCCAAACACTGACGATGGTCTTCGAGTGTTTCCTGTGATGGATGAGCCACAGCGACAGGGTCTGCACACTTTGTTGCGAGTTGCTCAGCTCGCACAGTTTCTTCTCTAAAGCCGCCTCGGAGAAAGCTGACATCTTCGACGGGAGACTCGAGCAGGGAGACGCCGGGAGAGGCAGCAGCTTCGAGGTCTCTCCCAGGTGTGTTTGTATCTGCAGCGGGTTATCCACTCACTGCAGGGGGTTCACTATCCAGACGAAGAGCCATGCGCAGCCGTGCCAGAGTCCAACGCCAGGCTGGTGATGCTAGCAGGCTAGCTGGCTGTGGTCGGGAGAAACCAGGCTGCGATACAGGAGCTTCCGTGTCCCACGTATGCTGCGTTCAAGTCCGATGGAAATTACAGCGACGACAATCGAGGAGTGCGTTCGACAAATCCAAATAATCGCCTTGCCTAAcctacggtggccgagagagtTCAACGCTCTGCaaatcacaacacatgcaaatagaaagaACACGtgcaaaaaaaaacctctggttcctcagagaataattcatggatcttgcaTGTTTAAGAGA encodes:
- the LOC117770701 gene encoding regulation of nuclear pre-mRNA domain-containing protein 1A-like, with amino-acid sequence MSAFSEAALEKKLCELSNSQQSVQTLSLWLIHHRKHSKTIVSVWISELKKAQVPRKLTFLYLANDVIQNSKKKGPEFTQDFAPVIVDAFKHVSREGEDGCKKQLGRVLSIWQERGVYENSLIDQLSQVLYGEKKAKKRSYEQIRPDDDDFASQSSPAEPPQTAELIRALQELENAASGDSVLRQRISSLPAEVQDTSLLHRITDKESGERLSRLVEEACMLLADYSGRLAAEIDDRRQLTRTLTVFLQSQKDGLVQNEQKLEEYKRKLTRVTQVRKELRSRLNNLPGRIYNSSD